The Hyphomonas sediminis genome contains a region encoding:
- the aspS gene encoding aspartate--tRNA ligase, producing MHAYRTHTCGELRKSHVGETVKISGWLHRRRDHGGVMFIDLRDHYGLTQIVFNPGSAGFATVERLRAESVITVEGKVVARDAELVNTNLGTGEIEVVGAAVSVQSEAAELPMPVFGDHSYPEEIRLKHRYLDLRREQLHKNMILRSQVIASLRRRMVAEGFTEYQTPILTASSPEGARDFLVPSRLHPGEFYALPQAPQQFKQLLMVSGFDRYFQIAPCFRDEDARADRSPGEFYQLDIEMSFVTQEDVFGSIEPVMRGVFEEFADWEGKGRKVAEGPFPHIPYAEAMLKYGVDKPDLRNPIICSDVSDIMLRDDVTLGVFKKIVGGGGIVRAIPAPNSGEQPRSFFDKMDAWAKKEMQAPGLGYMRFVEENGALTATGPIAKFFEPAALAALAEKAGVKAGDALFFSAGDKTAAVRLQGQARIRVGEELGLIEPGIFRFCWIVDFPMYEWDEDNKKVDFSHNPFSMPQGGMEALLAADTVEKQLDLKAFQYDIVCNGVELSSGAIRNHRPEVMLKAFELAGYGPEVVEAKFGGMLNAFRFGAPPHGGIAPGVDRIVMLLAETESLRDVILFPMNQQARDLLMGAPSPVDERQLKELNIRLAPVVKPQG from the coding sequence ATGCACGCCTATCGCACCCATACCTGCGGGGAGTTGCGCAAGTCCCATGTGGGAGAAACCGTCAAGATTTCAGGCTGGCTGCACCGCCGCCGGGACCATGGCGGCGTCATGTTCATTGACCTGCGCGACCATTACGGCCTGACGCAGATCGTGTTCAATCCGGGCTCTGCGGGCTTCGCCACGGTTGAGCGCCTGCGGGCCGAGAGCGTCATCACGGTTGAGGGCAAGGTGGTTGCCCGCGACGCCGAGCTGGTTAACACGAACCTTGGCACGGGCGAGATTGAGGTGGTCGGCGCGGCGGTTTCGGTCCAGTCGGAAGCCGCTGAGCTGCCGATGCCGGTGTTTGGCGACCATTCCTATCCCGAAGAGATCCGCCTGAAGCACCGCTACCTGGACCTGCGGCGGGAGCAGCTGCACAAGAACATGATCCTGCGCAGCCAGGTGATCGCCAGCCTGCGCCGCCGCATGGTGGCCGAGGGTTTCACCGAATACCAGACGCCGATCCTGACGGCTTCCAGCCCGGAAGGCGCGCGCGACTTCCTGGTGCCGAGCCGCCTGCATCCGGGTGAGTTTTATGCGCTGCCGCAGGCGCCCCAGCAGTTCAAGCAGCTGCTGATGGTGTCGGGCTTTGACCGCTATTTCCAGATTGCGCCGTGTTTCCGCGATGAAGACGCCCGCGCAGACCGCTCACCCGGCGAGTTCTACCAGCTCGATATCGAGATGAGCTTCGTGACGCAGGAAGACGTGTTCGGCTCCATCGAGCCGGTCATGCGCGGCGTGTTCGAAGAATTCGCAGACTGGGAAGGCAAGGGTCGCAAGGTCGCCGAAGGCCCGTTCCCGCACATTCCTTACGCCGAAGCGATGCTGAAATACGGCGTCGACAAGCCGGACCTGCGCAACCCGATCATCTGCTCGGATGTCTCCGACATCATGCTGCGCGATGACGTGACGCTGGGCGTGTTCAAGAAGATCGTTGGCGGCGGCGGTATCGTGCGCGCCATTCCGGCGCCAAATTCGGGCGAGCAGCCGCGTTCGTTCTTCGACAAGATGGACGCCTGGGCGAAGAAGGAAATGCAGGCGCCGGGCCTCGGCTATATGCGCTTCGTGGAAGAGAATGGTGCGCTGACGGCAACCGGCCCGATCGCGAAATTCTTCGAGCCGGCGGCGCTGGCTGCGCTGGCAGAAAAAGCCGGCGTGAAGGCGGGCGACGCCCTGTTCTTCTCCGCTGGCGACAAGACCGCCGCTGTACGCCTCCAGGGACAGGCGCGTATCCGCGTGGGCGAAGAACTCGGCCTCATCGAGCCGGGCATCTTCCGCTTCTGCTGGATCGTCGATTTCCCGATGTATGAATGGGACGAAGACAACAAGAAGGTGGATTTCAGCCACAACCCGTTCTCGATGCCCCAGGGCGGCATGGAAGCGCTGCTGGCAGCAGACACGGTCGAGAAACAGCTGGACCTCAAGGCGTTCCAGTATGACATCGTGTGTAACGGCGTGGAGCTGTCTTCCGGCGCGATCCGGAACCACCGCCCGGAAGTGATGCTGAAAGCCTTCGAATTGGCCGGGTATGGCCCGGAAGTGGTCGAGGCGAAGTTTGGCGGTATGCTGAACGCATTCCGCTTTGGCGCCCCGCCGCATGGTGGCATCGCGCCGGGTGTGGACCGTATCGTGATGCTGTTGGCGGAAACCGAAAGCCTGCGCGACGTGATCCTGTTCCCGATGAACCAGCAGGCCCGCGACCTGCTGATGGGCGCGCCGAGCCCGGTGGACGAGCGCCAGCTGAAGGAGCTCAACATCCGCCTGGCGCCGGTGGTGAAGCCGCAAGGCTAA
- a CDS encoding pentapeptide repeat-containing protein encodes MFTPQKRLISLAGLIAAMFANTALAQSQPVAWSPSYGGSCADCDLSGKNLTGWTLNGANYSGARFDYAFMRGVRATAVNLQRANITGADLRGADLTSGRLADAVLNNARMQNVLASGADFSRARMEGANLERAKLIGVNFQGATLLFSRLDTADLSGANCTDAVMDRATLRGAVFNGANLTAVSFTGADLSQASFRDARLPGADLTGVTGAETADFAGACGSLTTRLPANMSLPMCAGAEFDEAD; translated from the coding sequence ATGTTTACGCCACAGAAGCGTCTCATTTCTCTAGCCGGTCTCATTGCGGCTATGTTTGCCAACACCGCCCTGGCACAAAGCCAGCCGGTCGCTTGGTCCCCCAGCTATGGTGGCTCCTGCGCTGATTGCGACCTCTCTGGCAAAAACCTCACTGGCTGGACGCTGAACGGTGCCAATTATTCCGGCGCGCGCTTCGATTATGCGTTCATGCGCGGTGTCCGGGCGACGGCTGTGAACCTGCAGCGTGCCAACATCACAGGCGCAGATCTGCGCGGCGCAGATCTGACCAGCGGCCGCCTTGCAGATGCAGTCCTGAACAATGCCCGCATGCAGAACGTACTCGCCTCCGGCGCGGATTTCAGCCGCGCCCGCATGGAAGGTGCCAACCTCGAGCGTGCAAAGCTGATCGGTGTGAACTTCCAGGGCGCCACCCTGCTGTTTTCCCGCCTCGATACCGCCGACCTGTCCGGCGCAAACTGCACCGACGCCGTGATGGACCGGGCCACCCTGCGCGGCGCGGTGTTCAATGGTGCAAATCTGACGGCTGTGAGCTTCACCGGGGCCGACCTTTCCCAGGCTTCGTTCCGCGATGCGCGCCTGCCGGGCGCTGACCTGACGGGCGTTACCGGCGCCGAGACGGCGGACTTCGCCGGCGCTTGCGGATCGCTCACCACCCGCCTGCCTGCGAATATGTCCCTGCCGATGTGCGCGGGCGCTGAGTTCGACGAGGCGGACTGA
- a CDS encoding TSCPD domain-containing protein, whose product MAVKSHAEILEAAEEDGLISREVRMRDIVRSAGRALKPLTPQALEQVRSAWSAANLLGVSQLATAEMLERLGEAPRNAELAETIAAGLPQDVLEEALRQPGGIQKTAAALRAAAVSTPSPRPGVFETGHLDHALSAALEAALDEGAEIHLSQSALPDAGTRCRVIDVAVAIGPGGLEAEYLTSSADAAARALGDGVLAIAGLGAAVMSLGLDYASDAGIAAGAAITALVRSAATGAAFPAAQARVLGLEAIKASGRRGCQVAILPLTDLANLLPDCESEGAAPVRTVLAYGEETPALSRAARLGMARRAPEQLPVLLDRLARAGEQDLDAALGRVRLRDRGFTDEAIERVTRAIGDGLPLNAAFSRWVLGDEIISNDLRLPPERFDSDGRALLSAVGFSKKDIAAAEAAIDGAVEDIAGKALASADLPLTVSMDAELRFSSAVAKVLNGLTMLRVPATESLKMAESTMAAGLSVLLTGHRTPPSEDVRERMEQIISLADEIVEDSEALPPMPALTESGPPVRRIRLPDRRKGYIQKATVGGHKVYLHTGEFDDGSLGEIFIDMHKEGAAFRSLMNNFAISVSLGLQYGVPLEEYVDAFVFTRFEPAGEVTGNDRITRATSILDYIFRELAVSYLAREDLAEADVTHDGLGRGAGDATRAEQQAAAFTGEAAQLISRGFSRGQLPDNIVILGARRGEKSTEEAEEGKEGETESEATDLTPAYLNQACPACGSFTLYEATPGGLHACDTCGEESRASQ is encoded by the coding sequence ATGGCAGTCAAATCGCATGCGGAAATCCTGGAAGCGGCAGAAGAAGACGGCCTGATCTCGCGCGAGGTGCGGATGCGGGACATCGTCCGCTCAGCCGGGCGCGCGCTGAAGCCGTTGACGCCGCAGGCGCTCGAGCAGGTTCGCTCCGCCTGGTCCGCTGCAAACCTTCTCGGCGTGTCACAGCTCGCGACCGCTGAAATGCTTGAACGCCTCGGTGAAGCGCCCCGCAATGCAGAGCTTGCAGAAACGATCGCCGCCGGCCTGCCGCAAGACGTTCTGGAAGAAGCTCTGCGCCAGCCGGGCGGTATCCAGAAAACGGCTGCAGCGTTGCGTGCAGCCGCCGTCAGCACCCCCTCACCGCGCCCCGGCGTGTTCGAGACCGGCCATCTGGATCACGCCCTCAGCGCAGCGCTTGAAGCCGCCCTGGATGAGGGCGCCGAGATCCACCTGTCACAGTCTGCATTGCCGGATGCAGGCACGCGCTGCCGCGTGATCGATGTGGCTGTCGCCATCGGCCCGGGCGGGCTGGAAGCGGAATACCTGACATCTTCGGCCGATGCTGCCGCCCGCGCGCTGGGCGATGGCGTGCTGGCGATTGCCGGCCTTGGCGCGGCGGTCATGTCGCTCGGCCTCGACTACGCCTCCGACGCCGGCATTGCCGCTGGCGCAGCCATCACAGCGCTGGTCCGCTCTGCTGCGACTGGCGCCGCCTTCCCGGCAGCGCAGGCCCGCGTGCTGGGTCTTGAAGCGATCAAGGCGAGCGGGCGCCGCGGCTGCCAGGTGGCGATCCTGCCACTGACTGATCTCGCCAACCTGCTACCCGATTGCGAAAGCGAAGGCGCTGCGCCCGTGCGCACGGTGCTGGCCTATGGCGAAGAAACGCCTGCACTCAGCCGCGCCGCCCGCCTTGGCATGGCCCGCCGCGCACCGGAGCAATTGCCTGTCTTGCTGGACCGTCTCGCCCGCGCTGGCGAGCAGGATCTCGATGCAGCCCTTGGCCGCGTCCGCTTGCGCGACCGGGGCTTCACGGACGAAGCGATCGAGCGCGTGACCCGCGCGATTGGCGATGGCCTGCCCCTGAATGCGGCCTTCTCCCGCTGGGTTCTGGGCGACGAGATCATCTCGAATGACCTTCGCCTTCCACCTGAGCGCTTCGACTCCGATGGCCGTGCGCTGCTCTCTGCGGTCGGGTTCTCGAAGAAAGATATTGCCGCCGCAGAAGCCGCAATCGACGGCGCGGTGGAAGACATAGCCGGCAAGGCGCTTGCGAGCGCCGACCTGCCACTCACGGTTTCGATGGACGCGGAGCTACGCTTTTCCTCCGCCGTCGCCAAAGTGCTGAACGGGCTGACGATGCTGCGCGTGCCCGCCACCGAAAGCCTGAAGATGGCCGAGTCGACAATGGCGGCCGGCCTTTCTGTTCTGCTGACCGGCCACCGCACCCCGCCATCGGAAGATGTGCGCGAGCGGATGGAGCAGATCATTTCCCTGGCAGACGAAATCGTCGAAGATTCCGAGGCGCTGCCCCCAATGCCGGCGCTGACGGAGTCCGGCCCGCCCGTCCGCCGCATCCGCCTGCCCGACCGCCGCAAAGGCTACATCCAGAAAGCGACCGTTGGCGGCCACAAGGTCTACCTGCACACCGGCGAATTCGATGATGGCAGCCTCGGCGAAATCTTCATCGACATGCACAAGGAAGGCGCCGCCTTCCGCAGCCTGATGAACAACTTCGCCATCTCTGTTTCGCTCGGCCTGCAATATGGCGTGCCGCTGGAAGAGTATGTCGATGCCTTCGTCTTCACCCGGTTCGAACCGGCTGGCGAAGTGACCGGTAACGACCGGATCACGCGGGCAACTTCGATCCTGGATTATATCTTCCGGGAACTTGCTGTGTCCTACCTCGCCCGGGAAGATCTGGCGGAAGCCGATGTTACCCATGACGGCCTTGGCCGGGGCGCCGGCGACGCGACACGCGCCGAGCAGCAGGCCGCCGCCTTCACCGGGGAGGCCGCGCAGCTGATCTCTCGCGGTTTCTCGCGCGGGCAGTTGCCGGACAATATCGTGATCCTGGGCGCACGCCGCGGCGAAAAATCGACCGAGGAAGCGGAGGAAGGGAAGGAAGGGGAAACGGAAAGCGAAGCAACCGACCTGACCCCAGCCTATCTCAACCAGGCCTGCCCGGCTTGCGGGTCATTCACGCTGTATGAAGCCACGCCCGGCGGCCTGCATGCGTGCGACACCTGTGGCGAGGAAAGCCGCGCCAGCCAGTAG
- a CDS encoding NADH:ubiquinone oxidoreductase subunit NDUFA12, whose amino-acid sequence MLKQIFTWWSGNTVGAAFDIKRRSTFVGTDEYGNRYFEEKKPSLEGRRRRYVMYHGLAEPSKVPADWHGWLHHTLDAPPTKQPLERREWESDHTPNMTGTPYAVKPKGALSGDRQRQRSDSDYEAWTPDA is encoded by the coding sequence ATGCTGAAGCAGATTTTCACCTGGTGGAGCGGAAACACGGTCGGAGCCGCCTTCGACATCAAGCGGCGTTCGACGTTTGTGGGCACCGACGAGTACGGAAACCGCTACTTCGAAGAGAAGAAGCCGTCCCTTGAAGGCCGTCGCCGTCGCTACGTCATGTATCACGGCCTGGCCGAGCCCTCGAAAGTGCCAGCTGACTGGCATGGCTGGCTGCATCACACGCTGGATGCGCCGCCGACCAAACAGCCGCTGGAGCGCCGCGAGTGGGAAAGCGACCACACACCCAACATGACCGGCACGCCCTACGCCGTTAAGCCGAAGGGCGCTCTCTCGGGCGACCGTCAGCGTCAGCGTTCGGATTCGGATTACGAGGCGTGGACACCGGATGCGTGA
- the mlaD gene encoding outer membrane lipid asymmetry maintenance protein MlaD has protein sequence MRESFFETLIGAIVVAVAAVFLWFALARGGDSAGSSANQYEVTARFNSVSGISRGSDVRIAGVKAGVVKSIDGDPQTFEAVLKLSLDSKWALPDDTDARISTDGLLGGAYIALEPGAGFDNIPQDGTGEIQYTRGSVDLLTLFASFASGGGGGSSSSSSSAADDDGLGPIDPPDVPEDGAVE, from the coding sequence ATGCGTGAGTCGTTTTTCGAGACGCTGATCGGTGCAATCGTCGTTGCGGTTGCCGCAGTCTTCCTGTGGTTCGCGCTGGCGCGTGGCGGAGATTCGGCCGGGTCGAGCGCAAACCAGTATGAAGTGACGGCGCGCTTCAACAGCGTGTCGGGCATTTCGCGGGGATCGGATGTACGTATCGCGGGCGTGAAAGCCGGCGTGGTGAAATCCATCGATGGCGATCCGCAGACATTTGAAGCCGTGCTGAAACTCTCGCTCGATTCGAAATGGGCGCTGCCCGACGACACCGATGCCCGCATCTCGACGGATGGCCTGCTCGGCGGCGCGTATATCGCGCTCGAACCCGGCGCCGGTTTCGACAACATCCCGCAGGATGGCACTGGTGAGATCCAGTACACGCGCGGCAGCGTTGACCTGCTGACGCTTTTTGCATCCTTCGCATCAGGTGGCGGTGGCGGCTCGTCCTCCTCCTCTTCGTCCGCCGCAGATGATGATGGTCTTGGCCCGATTGATCCGCCTGACGTTCCCGAAGATGGAGCTGTTGAATGA
- a CDS encoding DUF2155 domain-containing protein, with amino-acid sequence MKIASRLLAATGLAALVALTASAGTMAQKNQATLRALDKITGRSTDIVVKVGEPVIYGSLRVELKTCYQAPPEEIPESAAFLRIASTQPVAMETMEAAVSAKDVPADAANNPVLFSGWMYASSPGLNALEHPVYDIWVIRCTAPDPVKLPERVTIPESVEPLYDDMPAGVTETETPPDEDMPID; translated from the coding sequence ATGAAAATCGCCTCGCGTCTCTTGGCTGCTACCGGTCTTGCCGCGCTCGTCGCACTGACTGCGTCAGCGGGCACAATGGCGCAGAAGAACCAGGCGACGCTGCGCGCGCTCGACAAGATCACGGGCCGTTCGACGGATATCGTGGTCAAGGTCGGCGAGCCGGTGATCTACGGCTCGCTGCGGGTCGAGCTGAAAACCTGCTATCAGGCGCCGCCTGAAGAGATCCCGGAAAGCGCCGCTTTCCTGCGCATCGCTTCGACCCAGCCGGTGGCGATGGAAACGATGGAAGCAGCGGTTTCGGCCAAGGATGTGCCGGCGGATGCTGCGAATAATCCGGTCCTGTTTTCAGGCTGGATGTATGCGTCTTCGCCCGGCCTTAATGCGCTTGAGCATCCGGTTTACGATATCTGGGTGATCCGCTGCACCGCGCCCGATCCGGTGAAACTGCCCGAGCGCGTGACCATCCCGGAAAGCGTCGAGCCGTTGTATGACGACATGCCGGCAGGCGTGACCGAGACCGAAACACCGCCGGATGAGGACATGCCGATCGACTGA